Proteins co-encoded in one Haloarcula pelagica genomic window:
- a CDS encoding PQQ-binding-like beta-propeller repeat protein, producing the protein MSRDDTGRPVRRRTLLSALGVGLTTGCLQLEEPPESGATTGTAERATAEPDAANTATGTGSETGESSPTARSTLEPQAAGNVRWRYETEPPIRERPVVADGTVYATTVGGEVLALGTDVGTPEWRYETGIDNSNLRHAVAGDHLFVAGAFATEAVGLADGRLAWGTASGTKYKPLARDGIAYLGSSTGEATLRTYDVAADELLWSFTTDGSVRGRPALVDGTLYATAGAHDGDTPAPMYAIDAESGTLQWETTFEDRLPSSVVPFDGLLYITGETGTVAAVEPTDGSVVWQRTIDGVRGAAGAPDPQFDQGRLYIADRALRALAPKTGETLWTYTEDRWFNRPAIADGALYATQYDGGGVHVVDPGTGTNRTTFETPLDEPTALAVGPETLICGDRTGDVVAIWR; encoded by the coding sequence GTGTCCCGTGATGACACCGGGAGACCGGTACGTCGGCGTACGCTGCTCTCCGCGCTCGGGGTTGGACTGACGACCGGCTGCCTCCAGTTAGAGGAACCCCCGGAGAGTGGGGCGACGACGGGGACAGCCGAGAGGGCGACGGCTGAGCCGGACGCGGCCAACACGGCCACTGGCACGGGGTCGGAAACCGGCGAGTCCTCGCCGACGGCCCGCTCGACACTCGAACCCCAGGCGGCCGGTAACGTCCGCTGGCGATACGAGACGGAGCCGCCGATCCGGGAACGCCCCGTGGTCGCCGACGGGACGGTGTACGCGACGACGGTCGGCGGGGAGGTTCTGGCACTCGGGACCGATGTCGGGACGCCGGAGTGGCGCTACGAGACGGGGATCGACAATTCGAACCTCCGCCACGCCGTCGCCGGCGATCACCTGTTCGTCGCTGGCGCCTTCGCGACGGAAGCCGTCGGACTCGCCGACGGACGCCTCGCCTGGGGGACCGCCAGCGGCACGAAGTACAAGCCCCTGGCCCGGGACGGGATCGCGTATCTGGGGTCTTCGACCGGCGAGGCGACGCTCCGGACCTACGATGTCGCCGCCGACGAGTTGCTGTGGTCGTTCACGACGGACGGCTCGGTCCGGGGGCGTCCCGCACTCGTCGACGGGACGCTCTACGCCACGGCCGGCGCACACGACGGTGACACGCCGGCCCCGATGTACGCGATCGATGCCGAGAGCGGCACACTGCAGTGGGAGACGACGTTCGAGGACCGGCTCCCGTCGAGTGTCGTCCCGTTCGACGGCCTGCTGTACATCACCGGGGAGACCGGAACGGTCGCGGCTGTCGAGCCGACCGACGGGAGCGTCGTCTGGCAGCGGACGATCGACGGCGTCCGCGGTGCGGCGGGCGCACCGGACCCGCAGTTCGACCAGGGCCGACTCTACATCGCCGACCGGGCGCTCCGGGCGTTGGCGCCGAAGACCGGCGAGACGCTGTGGACCTACACCGAGGATCGCTGGTTCAACCGCCCGGCGATCGCCGACGGTGCGCTGTACGCCACTCAGTACGACGGCGGTGGCGTTCACGTCGTCGACCCCGGGACGGGGACGAATCGAACGACCTTCGAGACGCCGCTCGACGAGCCCACTGCTCTCGCGGTCGGGCCCGAGACGCTGATCTGTGGCGATCGCACTGGCGATGTCGTGGCGATCTGGCGCTAA
- a CDS encoding response regulator transcription factor, whose amino-acid sequence MSDSDPPVVLIVEDEPDVAETYKLWLQEEYEVRMAQNGDEGLEMLDESVDVVLLDRMMPGLSGDEVLEQIREGDLSCRVAMVTAVEPDFDILEMGFDAYLSKPIRSAQLHETVENLLERSEYDSLLQEYYSLVEKQATLEATKSSAELAESDDYTALTEEIAGMKGELSDALGGIEDDDDFIATLRGLNEGDEN is encoded by the coding sequence ATGTCAGACTCGGACCCCCCAGTGGTACTCATTGTCGAAGACGAACCGGATGTCGCGGAGACCTACAAGCTGTGGCTCCAGGAGGAGTACGAGGTCCGCATGGCACAGAACGGGGACGAGGGCCTCGAAATGCTGGACGAGTCGGTCGATGTCGTCCTGCTGGACCGGATGATGCCGGGGCTCTCCGGCGACGAGGTACTCGAACAGATCCGTGAGGGCGACCTCAGCTGTCGGGTCGCCATGGTCACGGCGGTCGAACCGGACTTCGACATTCTGGAGATGGGGTTCGACGCGTATCTCTCGAAACCGATCCGGAGCGCCCAGCTCCACGAGACGGTCGAGAACCTGCTGGAGCGGTCCGAGTACGACTCACTGTTGCAGGAGTACTACTCGCTGGTCGAGAAACAGGCCACACTCGAAGCGACGAAATCGAGCGCCGAACTCGCCGAGAGCGACGACTACACGGCGCTGACCGAGGAGATCGCCGGGATGAAAGGGGAACTCTCCGACGCACTTGGGGGTATCGAGGACGACGACGACTTCATCGCGACGCTCCGCGGGCTGAACGAGGGAGACGAGAACTGA
- a CDS encoding YlbF family regulator, whose amino-acid sequence MSIETDTAADPAGDRVEELATEFGEAIAELSVYQRFAEAKEAVESDEEAQEAIQEFEQIREEYMMARQTGQASQEDLRNLQKAQQELHDMPVMSDYLQAQNELELRLQELNEMVSEELAVDFGQKAGGCCEDD is encoded by the coding sequence ATGAGCATCGAGACCGACACCGCCGCCGATCCGGCCGGTGACCGCGTCGAGGAACTCGCAACCGAGTTCGGCGAAGCGATCGCCGAGCTGTCCGTCTACCAGCGATTCGCCGAAGCGAAAGAGGCCGTCGAGAGCGACGAGGAGGCCCAGGAGGCGATCCAGGAGTTCGAACAGATCCGCGAGGAGTACATGATGGCTCGCCAGACCGGCCAGGCCTCACAGGAGGACCTGCGCAACCTCCAGAAGGCCCAGCAGGAACTCCACGACATGCCGGTGATGAGTGACTACCTCCAGGCACAGAACGAGCTCGAACTGCGCCTGCAGGAACTCAACGAGATGGTCTCAGAGGAGCTGGCCGTCGACTTCGGACAGAAGGCCGGCGGCTGCTGCGAGGACGACTGA
- a CDS encoding trimeric intracellular cation channel family protein — MNTIGLVAFALVGSAKAIREEFDLLGVAVVGLVTAFGGGATRDVLVNRVPLALQSMGEISLGLLGVALALGLSVLLDGPDRHPITLVSDALGLAAFTTAGAIVATDAGVSAFGVVAVAAINACGGGAFADILLDRSPFILFDDFYASCSIGGGATYWVVVTASGSGGLAAGVCAAVTVGLRLTAVTRGWELPTAQVLGRVGRRFGDKR; from the coding sequence ATGAACACCATCGGCCTGGTGGCGTTCGCGCTCGTGGGCTCGGCCAAGGCGATCCGCGAGGAGTTCGACCTGCTGGGCGTCGCGGTCGTCGGTCTGGTGACCGCCTTCGGCGGCGGCGCCACCCGGGATGTCCTCGTCAACCGAGTGCCGCTCGCGCTCCAGTCGATGGGCGAGATCAGCCTCGGTCTGCTGGGAGTCGCGCTAGCGCTCGGACTCAGCGTCCTGCTGGACGGCCCCGACCGACACCCGATCACGCTCGTCTCGGACGCGCTCGGTCTGGCGGCGTTCACGACTGCGGGCGCGATCGTCGCGACCGACGCGGGCGTCTCGGCCTTCGGCGTCGTCGCGGTGGCGGCGATCAACGCCTGTGGTGGCGGCGCGTTCGCGGACATCCTGCTTGATCGCTCGCCGTTCATCCTCTTCGACGACTTCTACGCGAGCTGTTCGATCGGCGGCGGCGCAACGTACTGGGTGGTCGTGACCGCGAGTGGTTCGGGCGGACTCGCCGCGGGCGTCTGTGCGGCCGTGACCGTCGGACTCAGACTCACGGCGGTCACCCGTGGGTGGGAGCTGCCGACGGCGCAGGTGCTCGGGCGCGTGGGAAGACGGTTCGGCGACAAGCGGTAA
- a CDS encoding helix-turn-helix transcriptional regulator: protein MSARAVVVVVAVLVVSVLAGIPAVAGEQQPSRLQTPERFDETTFRVTAYANGSARWTIEHRTPLANESERGQFEEFAQTFESAETPLYADFVEQAGLLTQFASNRTGRPMTPGQFQRSASIDPVRRTGAVRMSFQWTNFTRERGERVVMSDVFEGGFYIGPNQSFVVERGPDLAFTDARPTPDSRSDPNSLARSSTVTWEGERSFNDRRPYVELGVRSAVVDTETATPERTTTQQSTGGGTGDTDGSDGTAAATPQEGGGGSGWLFAVVAVVVLAVGGAAVWRFGGRGATVSDGSDGGTDAGGTATPEPAPDTAEPAQAQEPAVPDEELLSDSDRVLKLLRENGGRMKQVDIVDGTDWSKSKVSMLLSDMEDDDEISKLRVGRENIISLAGEEPDAAGSPFEEE from the coding sequence ATGTCTGCTCGGGCAGTCGTGGTCGTCGTCGCAGTTCTGGTGGTCAGCGTGCTGGCCGGTATCCCGGCCGTAGCGGGCGAGCAACAGCCATCACGACTGCAGACGCCGGAGCGATTCGACGAGACGACCTTCCGCGTGACGGCGTACGCGAACGGCTCCGCGCGCTGGACGATCGAACACCGGACGCCGCTGGCAAACGAGTCTGAGCGAGGGCAGTTCGAGGAGTTCGCACAGACGTTCGAGTCGGCGGAGACGCCGCTGTACGCCGACTTCGTCGAGCAGGCCGGGCTGTTGACGCAGTTCGCCAGCAACCGGACCGGCCGGCCCATGACACCCGGGCAGTTCCAGCGGTCCGCGTCGATCGATCCGGTCCGGCGGACCGGCGCGGTCAGGATGTCGTTCCAGTGGACGAACTTCACACGAGAGCGAGGCGAACGTGTCGTCATGAGCGACGTGTTCGAGGGCGGGTTCTACATCGGCCCGAACCAGTCGTTCGTGGTCGAACGCGGCCCGGACCTGGCCTTTACCGACGCCCGGCCGACCCCCGACTCCCGGAGCGACCCGAACTCGCTTGCCCGGAGCAGTACCGTCACCTGGGAGGGTGAGCGGTCGTTCAACGACCGGCGCCCCTACGTCGAACTGGGCGTCAGATCGGCCGTCGTCGACACCGAGACGGCGACACCCGAACGGACGACGACCCAGCAGTCGACCGGCGGCGGCACGGGCGATACCGACGGCTCAGACGGGACGGCTGCGGCCACGCCACAGGAGGGCGGCGGCGGATCGGGCTGGCTGTTCGCCGTCGTCGCGGTGGTCGTCCTCGCGGTCGGTGGGGCCGCAGTCTGGCGGTTCGGCGGCCGGGGAGCGACTGTTTCGGACGGTTCCGACGGCGGAACCGACGCCGGCGGGACGGCGACACCCGAACCGGCGCCGGACACGGCTGAGCCGGCACAGGCACAGGAGCCGGCGGTCCCCGACGAGGAACTGTTGAGCGACAGCGACCGCGTGCTCAAACTCCTCCGGGAGAACGGCGGGCGGATGAAACAGGTCGACATCGTCGACGGGACGGACTGGTCGAAGTCGAAAGTCAGTATGCTGCTGTCGGATATGGAAGACGACGACGAGATAAGCAAGCTCCGTGTCGGCCGCGAGAACATCATCAGCCTCGCCGGCGAGGAGCCGGACGCAGCCGGTTCGCCGTTCGAAGAGGAGTGA
- a CDS encoding MBL fold metallo-hydrolase, whose translation MSRIRNLARGAQEFTSNVFLVAGDRTVLVDVGNEFDVVSAVADHADGLDAVVLTHTHYDHVGNLDDVTAAFDVDVWGYDTAQDGIDHAIADEETVALGDDNYRAMHTPGHKNDHLCFYSKGASVLFAGDLVFANGSFGRTDLEEGDRDLLVESIDRVLDAVDEDLGEMHTGHGPSVTDNPYHDIELAWQAARF comes from the coding sequence ATGAGTCGGATTCGGAACCTCGCACGCGGTGCCCAGGAGTTTACGAGCAACGTCTTTCTGGTCGCCGGCGACCGCACAGTACTGGTCGATGTCGGCAACGAGTTCGACGTGGTCTCGGCCGTCGCGGACCACGCCGATGGACTCGACGCCGTCGTCCTCACGCACACCCACTACGACCACGTCGGGAACCTCGACGACGTGACGGCGGCCTTCGATGTCGATGTCTGGGGGTACGACACCGCTCAGGACGGGATCGACCACGCCATCGCGGACGAGGAGACGGTCGCCCTCGGTGACGACAACTACCGCGCGATGCACACCCCCGGTCACAAGAACGACCATCTCTGCTTCTACTCGAAGGGCGCGAGCGTCCTCTTCGCCGGCGATCTAGTGTTTGCCAACGGGAGTTTCGGCCGGACCGACCTCGAAGAGGGCGACCGTGACCTGCTCGTCGAGAGTATCGACCGCGTGCTGGACGCCGTCGACGAGGACCTCGGCGAGATGCACACCGGTCACGGACCGAGTGTCACCGACAACCCCTATCACGACATCGAACTGGCCTGGCAGGCCGCACGGTTCTGA
- a CDS encoding ATPase has protein sequence MKLLVAGADRVDAGKTTFSVGLLSHTGARGFKPRAGNNYWFDQDDVVYATEEGRLFGKDAKRLAAASPGEVVPEEINPIHRLWHPSPGGGTGILGREDQQFVVDRVGTDGDGGTGEFVVNGSVDLPTALADRLDLAAAPRVTSLPDFNDLMGAMHVEALADVAEDIVAADRAVVESYGDVARPLQGFEPDAVAVVEPGRARFYDGRRYAKACEVATGSPEEGQLEQRVESVVDLIDAAGAVRLPALDGDTQSDPAAVADAYDHAYDALLATAFD, from the coding sequence ATGAAGCTCCTCGTCGCCGGCGCGGACCGCGTCGACGCAGGGAAGACGACGTTCTCGGTCGGGCTGCTTTCCCACACCGGCGCACGCGGCTTCAAGCCCCGTGCCGGGAACAACTACTGGTTCGACCAGGACGACGTTGTCTACGCGACCGAGGAGGGCCGCTTGTTCGGGAAAGACGCCAAGCGACTTGCCGCGGCCTCGCCCGGTGAGGTGGTGCCAGAGGAAATCAATCCGATCCACCGGCTGTGGCACCCCTCGCCGGGCGGCGGCACCGGCATCCTCGGCCGCGAGGACCAGCAGTTCGTCGTCGACCGGGTCGGTACCGACGGGGACGGCGGGACCGGCGAGTTCGTCGTCAACGGCAGCGTCGACCTCCCGACCGCGTTGGCCGACCGCCTGGACCTGGCGGCGGCCCCGCGGGTGACCTCGCTGCCGGACTTCAACGACCTCATGGGCGCGATGCACGTCGAAGCGCTGGCCGACGTGGCCGAGGACATCGTGGCGGCCGACCGAGCCGTGGTCGAATCGTACGGCGACGTAGCGCGGCCGCTCCAGGGGTTCGAACCGGACGCCGTCGCGGTCGTCGAACCCGGTCGAGCGCGCTTCTACGACGGCCGCCGATACGCGAAAGCCTGCGAAGTCGCCACCGGCAGTCCCGAGGAGGGCCAACTCGAACAGCGCGTCGAGAGCGTCGTCGATCTCATCGACGCGGCGGGGGCGGTCAGGCTCCCGGCGCTCGACGGTGACACCCAGTCCGATCCGGCCGCCGTCGCCGACGCCTACGACCACGCCTACGACGCCCTGCTGGCGACTGCGTTCGACTGA
- the sod gene encoding superoxide dismutase, which produces MPEHSEPELPPLPYDYDALEPHISEQVLTWHHDTHHQGYVNGLASAEETLAENRESGDFGSSAGAMGNVTHNGCGHYLHTLFWDNMDPNGGGEPEGDLLARIEEDFGSYEGWKGEFEAAASAAGGWALLVYDPVAKQLRNVPVDKHDQGALWGAHPIMALDVWEHSYYYDYGPARGDFIDAFFEVVDWDEVADQYQTAVGHFE; this is translated from the coding sequence ATGCCCGAACATTCCGAACCCGAGCTGCCACCGCTCCCGTACGACTACGACGCGCTGGAGCCACACATCTCCGAGCAGGTCCTCACCTGGCATCACGACACCCACCACCAGGGCTACGTAAACGGCCTCGCCTCGGCCGAGGAGACGCTCGCGGAGAACCGCGAGTCGGGTGACTTCGGCTCTTCGGCCGGCGCGATGGGGAACGTGACCCACAACGGCTGTGGACACTATCTCCACACGCTGTTCTGGGACAACATGGACCCCAACGGCGGCGGCGAGCCCGAAGGCGACCTGCTGGCCCGTATCGAGGAGGACTTCGGCTCCTACGAGGGCTGGAAGGGCGAGTTCGAGGCCGCCGCTTCGGCCGCCGGTGGCTGGGCGCTGCTGGTCTACGACCCCGTTGCCAAGCAACTGCGCAACGTGCCGGTCGACAAGCACGACCAGGGCGCGCTCTGGGGCGCTCACCCCATCATGGCGCTGGACGTTTGGGAGCACTCGTACTACTACGACTACGGTCCGGCCCGCGGCGACTTCATCGACGCCTTCTTCGAGGTCGTCGACTGGGACGAGGTCGCGGATCAGTACCAGACCGCAGTCGGGCACTTCGAGTAA
- a CDS encoding PAS domain S-box protein: MATDEGTHVFRDVFDASPDPIFIHHPESGEVLQANTAAAELLGVTTETVVGSHIGEFSPDAYTSEEARDLVRAAATEGETRVEWAIEGSGGDTRWVDVALQSATVGGDDRVVAYVRDVTEYRLAEEQHRTERNLLDRLLDVSPVGIVIHDADGAILRTNEQAEQILGVDREELIGESSIPDRFRLLTIDGDPIPKSEVPAETVRTSGQRVRGRELRIERADGEQVVVSTSATGLYDEADGLQRIVVSIADITERRERERKQTQRNEQLRTLIDNLPVVVFTLDTDGIFTHSAGKGLTTLGLEPGELEGTSVFDVYEDYPDITDAAARALDGTEVRVTQNIDGLTFETWYRPVFDGDGDLTQVVGVARDITDIKRQQRQVERLSDTTQELLYAQSVDDVAETVTTIARQIIDRPVAALWAADEREETLSPVGATATPTALGGVETASDLPTIHAATREMAVFDSGETTQLSDYDRLDDRALRDASLGSLLCLPLDDHGMLCIGGEDDAEFEDTERLLLEILAQTATAALDRVERQRELREYRDELERSNESLQQFAYIASHDLQEPLRMVSSFLDLLETEYADDLDGEALEYIDYATDGADRMRSMIDALLDYSRVHTRANEPQPVDSDQLFEETLADLGMLLEETDTAVEHVDLPTVHADPDQLRQLFQNLLKNAVEHAGADSAGHVHVTATPADEMVQFEVADDGPGIEPDRQERIFEIFHSSDREGTGIGLAVCERIVARHGGEIWVESTPGDGAAFCFTLPAEHTDGGTY, from the coding sequence ATGGCGACGGACGAGGGCACACACGTCTTTCGGGATGTCTTCGACGCGTCCCCCGATCCGATCTTCATCCACCACCCGGAGTCCGGCGAGGTGCTCCAGGCGAACACGGCGGCCGCCGAGTTGCTGGGCGTGACGACCGAAACGGTCGTCGGGAGCCACATCGGCGAGTTCAGCCCCGATGCGTACACGTCCGAGGAGGCCCGAGACCTCGTCAGAGCGGCCGCAACCGAGGGCGAGACCCGTGTCGAGTGGGCGATCGAGGGGTCCGGAGGCGACACACGATGGGTCGACGTGGCGCTGCAGTCCGCGACGGTCGGCGGAGACGATCGTGTCGTGGCGTACGTCCGGGATGTCACGGAGTACCGACTCGCGGAGGAACAACACCGGACCGAGCGGAACCTGCTCGATCGCTTGCTGGATGTCAGCCCGGTCGGAATCGTCATCCACGATGCCGACGGCGCCATTCTGCGGACGAACGAACAGGCCGAACAGATACTCGGTGTCGACCGCGAAGAACTGATCGGCGAATCGAGCATCCCGGACCGGTTCCGCCTGTTGACGATCGACGGTGATCCGATCCCGAAAAGCGAGGTTCCCGCAGAGACGGTCCGAACGTCGGGACAACGAGTCCGGGGGCGGGAACTCCGGATCGAACGGGCCGACGGCGAACAGGTCGTCGTCTCGACGAGTGCGACGGGGCTGTACGACGAGGCCGACGGCCTCCAGCGGATCGTCGTCAGTATCGCGGACATCACGGAGCGCCGTGAACGCGAACGCAAGCAGACTCAGCGCAACGAACAGCTCCGCACGCTGATCGACAACCTCCCGGTCGTCGTGTTCACGCTCGACACCGACGGTATCTTCACCCACTCGGCCGGCAAGGGGCTCACGACACTCGGCTTGGAGCCCGGGGAACTCGAAGGAACCTCGGTGTTCGATGTCTACGAAGACTACCCCGATATCACCGACGCCGCGGCGCGTGCGCTCGACGGGACGGAGGTCCGTGTCACACAGAACATCGACGGACTGACGTTCGAGACGTGGTATCGGCCGGTGTTCGACGGCGACGGGGACCTCACACAGGTAGTCGGAGTCGCGCGGGACATCACCGACATCAAGCGCCAGCAGCGCCAGGTCGAACGGTTGAGCGACACCACGCAGGAACTGCTGTACGCCCAGTCGGTCGACGATGTCGCCGAGACGGTCACCACGATCGCACGCCAGATCATCGACCGCCCGGTCGCCGCGCTGTGGGCCGCCGACGAACGGGAGGAGACGCTGTCTCCAGTCGGTGCGACGGCGACCCCCACGGCGCTGGGCGGCGTCGAGACGGCGAGTGACCTGCCGACGATACACGCCGCGACACGGGAGATGGCGGTCTTCGACAGCGGCGAGACGACACAGCTCTCGGACTACGATCGACTCGACGACCGCGCGCTCCGGGACGCTTCGCTGGGGTCGCTCCTGTGTCTCCCGCTCGACGACCACGGGATGCTCTGTATCGGCGGCGAGGACGACGCGGAGTTCGAGGACACGGAGCGGCTCCTGCTCGAGATCCTGGCCCAGACGGCGACGGCGGCGCTGGATCGCGTCGAGCGCCAGCGCGAACTCCGGGAGTACCGCGACGAACTCGAACGGTCCAACGAGAGCCTCCAGCAGTTCGCCTACATCGCCTCCCACGACCTCCAGGAGCCGCTCCGGATGGTCTCCAGCTTCCTCGATCTCCTAGAGACCGAGTACGCCGACGATCTGGACGGGGAGGCACTGGAGTACATCGACTACGCCACGGACGGCGCCGACCGGATGCGGTCGATGATCGACGCGCTGCTCGACTACTCGCGGGTCCACACCCGGGCGAACGAACCGCAGCCGGTCGACAGCGACCAGCTCTTCGAGGAGACGCTCGCGGACCTGGGGATGCTGCTGGAGGAGACCGACACGGCCGTCGAGCACGTGGATCTGCCGACGGTTCACGCCGACCCCGATCAGCTCCGACAACTGTTCCAGAACCTGCTCAAGAACGCGGTCGAACACGCCGGGGCCGACTCCGCCGGCCACGTCCACGTGACCGCAACGCCGGCCGACGAGATGGTCCAGTTCGAGGTCGCGGACGACGGTCCGGGTATCGAACCGGACCGCCAGGAGCGGATCTTCGAGATCTTCCACTCCAGCGACCGGGAGGGGACGGGGATCGGACTCGCGGTCTGTGAGCGCATCGTCGCCAGGCACGGCGGGGAGATCTGGGTCGAGTCGACCCCCGGCGACGGCGCTGCGTTCTGCTTTACGCTCCCGGCGGAGCACACTGACGGAGGAACCTACTGA
- a CDS encoding DUF5827 family protein translates to MPADKAAFDEILPFQLHEPEDVLDPDKLYTIPELARLLQGLPADAELSDFNESVFIDWAIPWMIYNQDALVFAEPDDEDVVGLYGLAES, encoded by the coding sequence ATGCCTGCCGACAAAGCCGCGTTCGACGAGATCCTCCCCTTCCAGTTACACGAACCCGAAGACGTGCTCGATCCCGACAAGCTCTACACCATCCCGGAGCTGGCCCGCCTGCTCCAGGGCCTGCCCGCCGACGCCGAACTGAGCGACTTCAACGAGTCCGTCTTCATCGACTGGGCGATCCCGTGGATGATCTACAACCAGGACGCGCTCGTGTTCGCCGAACCGGACGACGAGGACGTTGTCGGGCTCTACGGGCTCGCGGAGTCATGA
- a CDS encoding DUF7504 family protein: MYDLSSVLDFDALREVRPGSNILVSGPAMSGKERLAYEILADGARNGDGAVVVSTSDQAATIVNDFRELVPELEESQLGVVDCRGEGSGDSGSVNGAYVHQVSSPGDLTGIGIGITKALEGLHNSGRDQGRLALVSLSTMLTYTDKKTVFKFCHVLSSRLDSAGYIGVFTIDSGAHDEQTLQVIKQAFDGLIEIRDAEGGGREGRVLGLAGEPTSWKEI; the protein is encoded by the coding sequence ATGTACGATCTCTCATCCGTTCTCGACTTCGACGCGCTCCGCGAGGTCCGGCCGGGGTCCAATATCCTCGTCTCCGGGCCCGCGATGAGCGGCAAGGAACGTCTGGCATACGAGATCCTGGCCGACGGCGCACGGAACGGCGACGGTGCGGTGGTCGTCTCGACGAGCGATCAGGCGGCGACGATCGTCAACGACTTCCGCGAACTCGTGCCCGAACTCGAAGAGTCCCAGCTCGGCGTCGTCGACTGCCGCGGGGAGGGCAGCGGCGACAGCGGCTCGGTCAACGGCGCGTACGTCCACCAGGTGTCCTCGCCCGGTGACCTCACCGGCATCGGGATCGGGATCACCAAAGCGCTCGAAGGACTCCACAACTCCGGGCGCGACCAGGGTCGACTGGCGCTCGTCTCGCTGTCGACCATGCTGACCTACACCGACAAGAAGACCGTCTTCAAGTTCTGTCACGTGCTCTCCTCGCGGCTGGACTCGGCGGGCTACATCGGCGTGTTCACGATCGATTCGGGGGCCCACGACGAGCAGACGCTCCAAGTCATCAAGCAGGCGTTCGACGGCCTCATCGAGATCCGCGACGCCGAGGGCGGGGGCCGAGAGGGTCGCGTCCTCGGACTCGCCGGCGAGCCGACATCCTGGAAAGAGATCTGA
- the dph2 gene encoding diphthamide biosynthesis enzyme Dph2, producing MSQERTEGDLRNTGLSLKHDREWDYELDRIVEAVHERDAETVGLQFPEGLKRRGPAVADDLRRELPDNVQVMISGQPCYGACDLDTYMMRRTDVFVHFGHSPMKESEKIIYVPLFSNVDVFPIMEQAYEEQLAPPEEDDAVGLVTTAQHMNKFEEMREWLEQRGYEVHTRKGDARLTHEGQVLGCNYASADVDADQILYVGGGKFHPLGLAMEHPDKTVVIADPVNNALTVADTEQFMKQRYASVHKAMDAETWGVIFCTKIGQGRWDQAQEIVENNDDAYLITMDEVTPDRLTNFGMDAYVNTGCPRITTDDGPQFKRPMLTPGEYEIAIGEKPLDSLEFDTFHGTW from the coding sequence ATGAGCCAAGAGCGGACAGAGGGTGACCTCCGAAACACCGGTCTCTCACTCAAACACGATCGAGAGTGGGATTACGAACTCGACCGCATCGTCGAAGCGGTCCACGAACGCGACGCGGAGACGGTCGGCCTGCAGTTTCCCGAAGGGTTGAAACGCCGCGGCCCCGCCGTCGCCGACGATCTCCGGCGGGAACTGCCCGACAACGTGCAGGTGATGATCTCCGGCCAGCCCTGCTATGGCGCCTGTGACCTCGACACCTACATGATGCGCCGGACGGACGTGTTCGTCCACTTCGGCCACTCCCCGATGAAGGAGTCGGAGAAGATCATCTACGTCCCGCTGTTCTCGAACGTCGACGTGTTCCCGATCATGGAGCAGGCGTACGAGGAGCAACTGGCCCCGCCCGAGGAGGACGACGCCGTCGGGCTCGTCACCACGGCCCAGCACATGAACAAGTTCGAGGAGATGCGCGAGTGGCTCGAACAGCGGGGCTACGAGGTCCACACGCGCAAGGGCGACGCGCGGCTCACCCACGAGGGGCAGGTACTGGGCTGTAACTACGCCTCCGCCGACGTGGACGCCGACCAGATCCTCTACGTCGGCGGCGGGAAGTTCCACCCCCTCGGCTTGGCGATGGAACACCCCGACAAGACGGTCGTCATCGCGGACCCGGTCAACAACGCCCTGACGGTCGCGGACACCGAGCAGTTCATGAAACAGCGCTACGCCTCCGTCCACAAGGCGATGGACGCGGAGACATGGGGCGTGATCTTCTGTACCAAGATCGGCCAGGGACGGTGGGACCAGGCCCAGGAGATCGTCGAGAACAACGACGACGCCTACCTCATCACGATGGATGAGGTCACGCCCGACCGGCTGACCAACTTCGGGATGGACGCCTACGTCAACACGGGCTGTCCCCGCATCACGACCGACGATGGCCCGCAGTTCAAGCGACCGATGCTCACCCCGGGCGAGTACGAGATCGCGATCGGCGAGAAACCACTCGACTCCCTGGAGTTCGACACCTTCCACGGCACCTGGTAG